One genomic segment of Gossypium arboreum isolate Shixiya-1 chromosome 3, ASM2569848v2, whole genome shotgun sequence includes these proteins:
- the LOC108475725 gene encoding putative F-box/LRR-repeat protein At3g49150 has protein sequence MCSEDRISSFPDHILCHILSFLPIKEAVRTSIISTKWRYLFPSISTIEFDRCLLSGLTDRNVDSFKNFVDRLLKFPDQVSLDCFRLTDGISSWNDEDHDFDVSGWICAALCRGVKEIDLQLDNLGDAPPVLFTCHSLVKLTLEGKGSKLEVPPDVCLGNLKTLWLEHWVLFGDSINRLISNCHVLEDLAFTDCSVANTSELTIQSPSLKQLVLDFFFGRRRRFQLCAGD, from the coding sequence ATGTGTTCCGAAGACAGAATCAGTAGTTTCCCGGATCATATTCTTTGTCATATTTTGTCTTTCCTTCCTATTAAAGAAGCAGTTCGAACCTCTATTATTTCAACCAAGTGGAGATACCTCTTTCCTTCAATTTCTACCATTGAATTTGATCGTTGTTTACTGAGTGGTTTGACTGACAGAAATGTTGACAGCTTCAAGAACTTTGTTGATAGGTTATTGAAATTCCCCGATCAAGTAAGTTTAGATTGCTTTAGGCTAACTGATGGGATTTCTTCATGGAATGATGAAGATCATGATTTTGATGTTTCTGGTTGGATATGTGCCGCACTGTGCCGTGGTGTTAAGGAAATTGATTTGCAATTAGATAATCTTGGGGATGCTCCACCTGTTTTATTCACTTGCCATTCACTGGTGAAACTGACATTGGAAGGAAAAGGTTCTAAGCTTGAGGTCCCACCTGACGTTTGTTTAGGGAATCTGAAGACTTTGTGGCTTGAACACTGGGTTCTTTTCGGTGATTCCATCAATAGATTGATTTCCAATTGTCATGTCTTAGAAGATTTGGCTTTTACTGACTGTTCTGTTGCGAATACAAGTGAGCTTACCATCCAAAGTCCTTCGCTTAAGCAACtggttttagatttttttttcggAAGACGTCGGAGGTTTCAATTATGTGCTGGTGATTAA
- the LOC108475726 gene encoding uncharacterized protein LOC108475726, whose amino-acid sequence MDSLENADIRIDAFDFEGDETSDSEDDETTATHLFSDDEINATRLIQGICNVRSLTLVIDGLIPPTSPFPMFDNLIEFNFYGRETWLVEFLYCAPNLKTLKFSFSVCT is encoded by the exons ATGGACTCCCTAGAAAATGCCGATATTCGCATCGACGCGTTTGATTTCGAAGGTGATGAAACAAGTGATTCCGAAGATGATGAAACTACTGCAACTCATCTTTTCAGTGATGATGAAATAAATGCAACTCGTCTTATTCAAGGAATTTGCAATGTTCGGTCTCTAACCTTAGTCATTGATGGACTG ATTCCCCCAACAAGTCCATTTCCTATGTTTGACAACCTTATTGAATTCAATTTTTATGGGAGAGAAACTTGGCTTGTGGAGTTTCTATATTGTGCTCCTAATCTAAAGACACTTAAATTCAGTTTTTCGGTATGTACGTAA